Sequence from the Candidatus Binataceae bacterium genome:
CGCCGACGCGGATGCGCCGGAACTACAGCCTGCGCCATCGCCTCAGGGTGCTGAAGCGGCCGCGGTTCCGTCAGCCTTCGCGACACCGACGACCGAGCTGCATCGGACTCCCGAGCGCTTCGGCGGCCTCCCCAACCCGGACCACGGCCCCGGCAACGCGCCGGCCGCTCCGCAGCGGCCGCGCCTCGACGTCGGCAAGGCGATCGGCTTTACCACGATGCGCGTGGTCAAGGACGACGGCGCCGCGGGCTCCGCGGCTCCCGCAAAATGCGAGATCGAGATCCTGCACGACGCGCCCAAGGGAAAAACCCGCGAGGTCGGGACGCTCAAGGTCGACGGCATGCCGGGCCAGCACGAGGACATCATGTCGTTGCTCAAGCGCAAAGGCTGCGAGGCGGGCGCCAACGCGGTCCTGATTAAAAACATGAGCAAAACGCGCGTCGAGGGCGTGAAGGTCGACCACGTCGAGGCGGTCGCACTGATCGTCGGAACCTCCAAGCCGCCGGTCGATCCGTCGCCCGTGCCCAAGACCATCACGGTCACGCCCGACGGGCCGGCCGTGCCCAAAACCATCACGGTTGATCCGGGCGCGTCGCCCTAGCTAACCTTGGGCCGGGCTCCCGGCCTCGGAGATTGCCGGACGGCGGTTCGACGCGTTGATCGCAACTTCATCCTCGTTGCTCAGATCACTCATCGCATTCGAGGCACGGCCACGCGCGCGCGGCGCTGGCGTGTAACGCGTGGGCGCGCGAGCAAAAGATTCGCTGAAGACTGTCGGATTGGTCGTGCGGCGCGAGCGTCCGAAGGCGATCGCGATCGCGCATGAGCTCGCGGCCTGGCTGCGCGCGCGCCATCTGACGACGCTCGCCGAGCCCGAGGCCGCCCCCCAGCTCGGCGCTGAGGCGGTCGAGCGCGAGCAGCTGGCGATGCGCTCGGACCTGATCGTGGTTCTGGGCGGCGACGGCACGCTGCTCAGCATCGCGCGCCTGGTCGGCGAGCGCGAAACGCCGATCCTGGGCATCAATCTCGGCGGCCTCGGCTTTCTGACCGAGATAACCGTCGAGGAGACCCAAGCGACGCTCGCCCGCGTGCTCGCGGGCGACTTCGAGGTTGACCGCCGCATCACGCTGGAGGCGACCGTGGAGTCGCACGCCGCGGGCGAACGCGCGGCCGATCGCGAGAGCTTCCGCGCGCTCAACGACGTCGTGATCAACAAGCGCGCGCTCGGCCGGATGCTCGAGCTTATCGTGGTCGCAAGCGGCGAGCGCTTCTGCTCCTACCGCGCCGACGGCCTGATCATCGCGACGCCGACCGGCTCGACCGCTTATGCGCTGAGCGCCGGCGGCCCGATCGTTTTCCCTTCGCTCGAGGCCGTCGTGCTCGCGCCGATTTGCCCGCACACGCTGAGCAACCGTCCCGTGGTACTGCCCGATTCGTTCGAGATCGACGTGCGGGTCCGGACCGACGAAAACGGCGCGATGCTGACGGTGGACGGCCAGCAGACCGCGCGCATCACCAGCACCGACGCCCTGCGCGTGCGGCGCGGCAAAAACCCGGTGGTGCTGGTGCGATCGTCCCACACCTACTTCGAGATTTGGCGCAACAAGCTGCGCTGGGGCTGAGCGGCGGGGGGAGCGGCGATGCTGGTCGAACTGCGCATCCGCAATTTCGCAATCATCGAGGGCGCCGTGCTGTACTTCGGCCCCGGCTTCAACGTGCTCTCGGGCGAGACCGGCGCCGGCAAGACCATCATCATGACCGCGCTCGGCCTGCTCCTTGGCGGCCGCGCCTCGCCCGATATGATCCGCGCCGGGCAGAGCGAAGCCGTCGTCGAGGGACTGTTCGAGCTCGAGGGCGAAGCGCCGCTGCCCGAGGGCGCCCAGCAGTTCGCCGACACGAGCCAGCGCGAGCTGGTCATCCGCCGCACGCTCACCGCCGACGGCGGGCGCTCGCGCGCTTATGTTAACGGCGAGCTTGCCACGGTGCAGACGCTCGCGCGGATGGGCCATGGCCTGGTCCAGGTTTACGGCCAGCACGAGCATCAGACGCTGCTCCGCTCCGAGAGCCATCTCCAACTGCTTGACCGGCACGCCGGCCTCGACGCGACGCTCGAGGAGTACGGCGCCGCGTACCGCGCGACCATCGCCGCGCGCGCCCGCGCCGACGAGCT
This genomic interval carries:
- a CDS encoding NAD(+)/NADH kinase, with the protein product MGARAKDSLKTVGLVVRRERPKAIAIAHELAAWLRARHLTTLAEPEAAPQLGAEAVEREQLAMRSDLIVVLGGDGTLLSIARLVGERETPILGINLGGLGFLTEITVEETQATLARVLAGDFEVDRRITLEATVESHAAGERAADRESFRALNDVVINKRALGRMLELIVVASGERFCSYRADGLIIATPTGSTAYALSAGGPIVFPSLEAVVLAPICPHTLSNRPVVLPDSFEIDVRVRTDENGAMLTVDGQQTARITSTDALRVRRGKNPVVLVRSSHTYFEIWRNKLRWG